The genomic segment TCCTTCAACAGCCCAACGTTTTCCGCCAAGCTTCCGAACCCGGAAGGTTTGCCAATATAGCAACAGATGTCGCAATAGAAATATTGATGGCAGTTGGCAATATAAAGATCGCACCAGCCTTTTACTTCTGAAAAACGCAAGTTATCTCTCACAGGCAAGATCAAAAGCAAAGAATGTTCATAAAGAGAGACAATAGCTGCTTGGGCGTCGTTTCGGGCAATCTGTTCCTCGGCTGCATTACGCAGAGCATATTCCATTATGCGCTCGTCCCGCTGAGACAGCGGCTGGTGCCAGCGCTGGACTGCTATATAAACCGGAAGAAACCGCATCCCGGCATGATAGGGCAGGCCTAGCATTTGAATATGCGCTAGCAACCGATCCTGCGAGGAAGGGATAGCTTTGCGGAAGAGATCTTGCCAAAACTTTTCCGCAACCAGCGGCTGATTAGATTCCCATAACCGCTGTGCCTTTTTATAAGCCTCTTCATAAGCATGCAGCTCATTTTCTTTGGTTACCTTATCCAATCCTTTTTGGATAACCGATTCCAGCTCCTCATAATCGACAGGCTTCAATAAATATTCGAAGCTGTGCAACCTTACTGCTTCCCGAGCGTAATCAAAATCCGAATGACAGGTCAGAAATATCGTCACCACCCGGGGGAAGGCCTGCCTGACCCATTGCAGCAGCTCCAAGCCTGATCCTTGAGGCATCTCGATATCGCACACCATAATATCCACTCGATGTTCGCGAAATATTTCCTGAGCTTGCTTCAAGCTATTTGCGGTAAAAACTTGCGTGATGTGCAGTTGCGCCCATTGGACGCCGGCCTGCAGCCCCCGTATGGAATGGATTTCATCATCCACTAGCAGTATATGATGCATCTGGGAACCTCTCCTTATCAAGCTGCACGTTTGGGAAGCCATAGTTCTACAACCGCTCCGCCATCGGGATGATTAAACAATCGCAGGCAAGCCTCCTCTTGATACAACAAGCGCAGTCTTCGCTGTACATTCCAAATACCGAGCTGTTCACTTTCTCCGCTTGACCAGGCCTCGCGTTTCAACAGCTCCAGCATGTCTTCTGGAAATCCCGGGCCAGAATCCTGAATCGTGAGCACGAGATATTTCCGGCCTTTTTCGTCGCATTCTTTCAGTTTCACTTGAATGTTTATCGACTTATCCATATCCACCGCATGCTTGATCGTATTTTCCACCATCGTCTGCACGATTAGCGGAGGAATTTCAATGCTTCGCAACGCATCAGGGACTTCTTGAACCTGATAGGACAAACTATTAGGAAAGCGCATTTGTTGAATCCGCAAATAATTCGCTGTATGGTCAAATTCATCCTTCAGGCTGACATAATAGGAATTGCTGCGAAACATATAACGGAAATAGATGACCAGACATTTTGCCATTTCTTGAATCAATAAATAATCCTTAACGGTTGCAAGATTATAAATGATATTTAACGAATTCAAGAAAAAATGCGGGTTGATCTGCAATTGCAAATGCTTGAGCTCCGCTTTCTGATGATTGAGCTTCTCTTCATAAACATCGATTTTCAGGCTGTGGATTTCTTTAATCATCCGGGCAAACGTTTGATTCAACATTTCAAACTCTGTGGAAGTTGGCTTCTGATCTAATTGAACGTTCCAATTCCCGTCCTTCAGCTTGCGCATGGCTACGATTATCTTTTTGAAAGGCTCCAAAAAAATCCGCCTCATCAACAGAAAAAACAGCAGCAGGAACAATCCGGCGACAATGGAAACGACGTTTGATATTCGCTGTAGAAACGGCAGATGCTCCAGGATCGAGCGCTCCGGAATGACCGTGACAAGATTGAAGTTGCCTTGATTCGAAGGCTCGCCCATTACGAGAAAATGAGAATCATGGCCTGTTTTCGAATACGACTGTGTAGGAAATTGAAGGTTAATCGCATTCTCTTGAATAAAAGCTGCATTACTAAGCGGCTTATTCTGGGTTGTTGTGAATAGAGATATGCCCGCTTCCCCCATTTGCATTAACTTTAGCGGCACCATCAGCTTGTTGCTGTTAATCCATGCACCCACATAAACCTCTCCGGTTTTGATGATATGGAAAAGATAATTCCCATCCTCCCCTTGCCACACATGCCATTTGGAATAGTCAAGCGTTCCGGCTTGCTTAAGGATCATTGTTAACAATTCATGACGGACTTTTTCCCGCTCCTCGGTACTGTTGCCAAAATCCTGCGTCATGATAAGTTCCTCATTCGGCTCGGAATATGCGAAAAACAAATCGGCGGAGGGATAATAGGTCTTCTCTCCGATCAATGTCTGGAACAGCCCAAGCTTGGCCAGCAAATAAGCGTCTTCGTCCCGCATTCGCGGATACGTGAGGGTAAGCACATCCCCATCCGTTTCGGAAAGATTAAACAAAAACTTGTCAATCTCCTCCAAATTCCGGTCGATTTGCCCCATATAAAGGCCCAGCATGTTTTTGTTTGACTGGGTAACCTGATTGCGAACGACGCGCATGGAATAGTAACTATTCAAGATGAGAATGGTGATTAGAGGGATAATAATCAGCAATATGGTTGCGAACAACTTGAAGCGCAAAGAGTTTAATAACAGCTTGGTCGTTCGCATGGGTGAGATTCGTTCCTTTCATTTCATGAATTAGCTTCATTCTAATGATATTCACCATTTAGAGCAACCCACACAGGTAAGCGCATTCTTGGCAAGCCAGGCCATTATAGTTTTATCTTCAAAATCACGACGGCGTACGCCGGTACAGTGTACAAGCTTCCATCATCCAGCAGCAACGGAGAGGACGCAGGCGACACTAGAACAGGCTGATCCATTGAATTAAACGCCTCCGGTTGTCCGGTCAAGACCAACTGCTCCCCTACTATTTTCACCATTTGGGAACCCTGTATATTCAGCTTGGTCTGAATGATTTCCGGCGACGGGTTAACCAGCTTCACAACCAGCTCGCGGCTGGCTTCGTCAATCGTCGCAACGGATGTCAAATACGGGATAGCTCCGAATTCATGTTCATGCACCAACTGTCCGTCCACAAAACAACGAACCCCGTCGCGTTCGACGACGATACGCAATTGCCTTTCCTCAGCTTCCTGTGCTATATCGACTTTTGCGTCCGCAGCCAGCTTGACCCGAGACCACCCTACAATACGCACGAGTCGGCTTTCTCCATCGGCATCCATTTCCCACAGGAAGTAATTTTGATCGTTCCATTTCTGATGGCGGTCAAGAAACCGAAGCTTCAGTCCCTGCTCATCCATCTTCACATTCATCGTTACCTCGTATTCCTGCCAGGAACTATCGCCAATCCACAACACGTCATGGAAAACATTACAGGCAGGCGACTCCGTCCCGACCTCGTCTAAATGCAAGAGCGTAACGCCTTTGGCCGATATAGAAATATCCTTTACTTGTCCGAGCTGATTCAGGCTTAATCCGAGCCCCCCGTAAATCGACGGCTTTTGAGACTCTGTTTCCACATCACTTTCGACCACCGCATCGCCCCTATTTTCCCCAAACATTTTTTGCACATAATACGAAGGCGTACCGTACGTGCGCGTACCGTCGAAATAAATGAGATTTGGCTCCCAAACCATGTGATGGATGTTGGACAGGAGAGGCGCATACGAAGACATGACTACAATATCCTGGTTTCGCTCCATCCCAATCATAAAAGCCGCTTCGCTTAATGCGCCCTGCAGCGTACCGTTTTTGTTATCGATGATCATCGCATATTCGCCAACATAAACCTTTGGTCCTTGGCGGTCGTAATGATCGTACATATCGTGATACAACTGGTAAAATTCATTGTCAGCATAAAAGTGCTCATCCACGATTTCAACCGGCAAGCCCTTCGTTTCCGTCCCTACCTCCCAATGGGTGTTCCATATGGTAAGCATTTCCGGATATGCCGCTTTGACCGCGTCATAAAATACCTTGTATCGCATGTTATATTCATGGCCGAAATTTTCGTTGCCGATCTCAATGTACTTCAGTCCGAAGGGCTCGGGATGACCGTTCTGCGCTCGCTTCTCCCCCCATCTGCTTGTGGCAGGCCCGTTGGCGTATTCAATGGCATCAAGCATGTCTTGAACCCATTCATCCAGCTGATCCATTGGAATAAGTTCGCCGGGTCTTCCTTGACATGTCAAACCGCAATTGACGACAAACATCATTTCGAGTCCCATATCCTCCGCCATTTGAAGATACTCATGATAACCAAGTCCATTCGTCGTCCGATAATTCCAAAGCGTCCAATGTGAGTCGCGTTCCGCCAGAGGGCCAATCGTCTTTTTCCACCTGTATGCGGTCTCCACCGAGAACCCTTCCACGAAACAGCCTCCCGGGAACCGCAGGAAGGTTGGCGCCAATTTTTGCAGCATGCTTGAGAGATCTGGCCGAAGACCGTTTTTCCGTCCATTAAACGTATCGCTCGGGAACAAAGAAACAAATTCAATCCAGAAAGTCCCTGCGCTCTTCGCAGAGATTACAAATCTAGCGTCCCGGTTCGTATCTTCGCTAACCAATGTCAGCTCAATCTTCTGCCATTCCGAAGAGTCAATATGAACGGTTTGGGCGGCGTGTATCATCGTATGGGAAGCATCGGTCAACGCAATCTCCAATAAACCGTCAAATGCAGAATCCTTTCTCGCATAAAAAGAGCATTCGTATTGAGCTCCTGCTTGTACGGGAATCCCCCAGAACCCGCAGTTCATAATTGCTGCGCCCCCACCTGCTGTACTCTCTATATCTACCCGCAGCGACAACGGATTGGCGGCATTGAGCGGCATTGACGAATCTAGTTCCATATGGGCTCGCGAGCCTGCTGGAAAATCCAATGTCCAGCCCGGAATCGGGTCCGAATTATCGAAAGGAGCCGACCATCCTGCAGGTGTATGCATGGTGCAATTATCAACATGACAGCGTTCGGGAATAATCGTATCCTCAAACGACCGGTTGCGAATTAACTCCGCATATAAGCCTCCGTCGCCAGCGCGGTTAATTTCCTCGAAAAACAGGCCGTACAGCGTCCTGCTGACCGGAAACCGTTTGCGGTCAGCATGAATCGTCACCTTTGCAGATATACTCATTGTTCAACATCTCCTTATACAAAATAATGAGTGACAGCATAAAATTGCAGTCTGTCCCCCTGTCCACTTCCTATACTGCATACATATTACAGAATAAATCTTCTTCTTCGCTCTCAATATTACGACTTTGTATTTTTCATATTTCGACTAATTTTGTTATGGCGCCGTTAAGTGAAGAAGGCGGAGATTAAAACAAAAAAGCAGCCCCTCCAAGGAAGGGCTGCCTTATCCAAGCCTATTAGGCAATATCATTGCACTTAGACGCACTCCTGCTTCGCAAGCAGTCGTTTTTTATCCACCTTCCCATTTGAATTAAGCGGGAATTCCTGGAGCTCGACAAAATGCTTAGGGATAATCGAGGGCGGCAGCCTCTGAAGCAGAAAAGCTCGCAGTTCGGTTGCCGAAACCTTTGCCGCACCCGGCTGCTCCAGGCGATAATAAACGATCAGCTTTCCTCCTTCATTATCTGGTGAAAAAAGGACAATGGCGGCTTGAATCGCCGGATGAGCTTCAGCCGCTTTACGAATTGTTTCAGGATGAACGAGTATGCCATTGATTTTCAGCTGATCGTCGACTCTGCCGGCATATTCCACTAGCCCTTCTGGAAGCCATTTTCCAAAGTCTCCGGTACGGTACAACCTAGCTCCTTGCTCGAAGGGGTTCGCAACAAATCTTTGCTTTGTCAGCTCCTCGCGCTGCAGGTATCCCTTAGCCAAGCCCTCTCCGGCGATGCAGATTTCCCCAATTACACCGATCGGACATAGCTGCATGTGTGAATTAACGATGTATATGCTTGTATTTCCAATCGGCTTGCCAATCGTTACAGGCAAGCCTTCCTTCAGCTCGGCGGTTACGGACACGACCGTCGCCTCAGTCGGGCCGTAGTGATTAAAAACCCGATATCCCTTGTGCAAAAGACGATCCTTCAGCCCCTGCTCAAGCGCTTCTCCTCCGGAAATGACAATTTGCACGCTAGCGAGCCGCTCTCCTTCCGACAGCAGCCGATTGAGCAGCGTAGGGACAAGATGAATAAGCTGTACCTGATGCTTGTCAATGAACTGCCGGAACGCGCGCTGATGCACCAACAGCTCGGTTTGAATCAAAACGACGCTGCCGCCCCCTAGCAGGGTGCAAAAGATCGACTCTACCGATGCATCAAACGTCAAGTTGGCGGCTAGAAGCACACGAAGCGGCCCCTCTGTACCATATTGGTCGTTAAACCAAGCTGCATAATTGACGACGTTCCGATGCGGGATCATCACCCCCTTAGAGGCTCCCGTCGTTCCCGATGTATAGATGATATACGCCAGAAGTTCTGAATCGGTCGACGTGTTAAAGCTCTTCTCAAAATCGGACTCGTCCGAGTAAGACGAAGCCTCATACGGATCGAGCATCTGAAGTCCCAGCAGCGGCGTGCGGGAGATCGCGATTTGGGCTCCACAGTCTTCCAAAATAATGCGGTTATGCGCCTCCGGTGCGCGGAGATCAATCGGCAAGTATGCGGCTCCCGCTTTCAATATCGCCAATAAACCGATTAGCATTTCCGGCGTGCGGTCGGCCGTAATAGCAACGATCTGTCCCTTGCCTGCTCCCCTCTTGTGCAGCGATGCAGCAAGTCTGCTGGATTCTCTCTCCAGCTCTCCGTAAGTCAAGCTGCCAGCATTTGAAACAACCGCTATGTGCTCCGAATGCAGCGCCGCGCGTTCCGAGAACAGTTCGTGTATCGTCCTCCCCCGTGGAAACGCAAGCGCAGTTTCGTTGAAGTCCCTTGTGAGCTGAATATATTCATCGGCTAGCAGCATGGGCACATCCCTAAGCAGTTGATTGCGCTTTTGAAACAACGCCTCCTCTAAACTGGCCAAATGGGACTTGAAACGTTCCATCGAAATATTTTCGTGCAAATGCCCATTCCATCTCGCATCGTCATACACGATTTGTTCTAGCTCATGCTGCCATTCCGAGGAACATCGCTGCGGAGAAGCTTCAATAACCTCGATTATTGAAGGAATGCCCAGCATGGCCTCCAGCCGCTGCAGCCATTTTTCAACCGTTTCGTCCACAGAGCAGTCCAGTTCCAAAAAAGTCCAATTGCCGGAGTCTGGTTCTTCTGGCGCTTTGCCAGTTCGCTTGCAGCTCCACACTGGCAGGCTCCCCTGCTCTTCCACGTACAGCTGAAGCTGTTCGGGCTCGTGGTATTTCACCAGCACAAGCCCCCAAGCCAGCCGTAAACTCGTTAATTGTACACGATCATGCCTAGCCAGCGTCATCGACATCTGCCCCTCCCTTGTAGAAGGTTTTTGTAGAATGTTTTTTTAGAAATATTTGTCAGCTTAATCTTCTTCGTTGCAAAGCTTCGAGCATGGAGGCAAGAACCTCCTTCACTAGCTTGCAAATCGTTTGCAGCCCATTTCCGAGTTCCCTTGAAATCACTGTCGGTCATAACGTGCCGTCACATCTATCGTCGCCATGCACGCCAGCTAACCCTTCGTCTCAGCTGCATGCAGCAGCTCAAGAAAACGATCAGCTGCATTCGGAAGCAGCGCCTCGCTCTCCTGATGGTTTTCAAGCCGGTTCTCGACACGATCCCATATTGGCAGCGCCGGCTGAAGCAAAACCCTTGTAGCGAGATTGACCGTCACTCTCCAGTCGTCTATATACTGAACGATGCTTTGCCTCAGCTCCGACACGGCCTCTCCTTCTCCTAAAGGAAGCGGAGCAGCATCCACCATTCGGATAAAGCCGTACAGCCGATGATGAAAATGGCGCGTTCCCTTCAGGATCATACATTTGCGCAGCACCGTCTCCTTCGAGGCCAATAATCGCCGTGCAAAGTCGCCTAAGTAAAAGGAATCCGCCTTGAGCATGCGGGACACGTAGCCAATCGCGGAAGCTTCCGTCACCTGAAGCATGCCTGGCACAAACCTCTGATACGGCAAGCCCAATGCATCATGGGCCGTCTTTAGTGCTGCCCGCTCCATCACCCCGCAAAACGCGGGATGGTCGTCGAAGATCAAGTAGCTTCCGTCCGGCAGAAGCTCACGTACAACAATGTAGTGCCCTGCATGCTCTTTGCCGTAGAACACCTTGGCATGCGGCATGTAGAACAGATCGCAAGGGAGCAGAACCAGATGCCCGCTTCGCAGTGCCTCATCGATCCAGTTGTTTTCATAACTCCGCTCAATTCCATAGTGTATAAGGAGCTGCTCCTCCGTAGCCAGCACCCGGCTCAAATCCACCTCCTCGGCTTCCCCGTCCCATACCGGCTTGAAAGCCCAGCGGTCTATCATTGCCGCATAAGGGTGAATGCCTGGATAGAGGGCAAGCAGCTTGTCGATGGAGCAATCCACCCACGCGAGATTCATGGCTGCAGCTTTCCGCAAATGCTATCAACCATATGCTGCAAGGTGGCAAAATTTTCGAAAAGCAATTCCTCGTCCTCAAAGACGATATTGTAATTCGTTTCAAATGCTACAACAAGAGTCATCGAAGCAAACGAATCCATCCCATAGCTTGCCAGCTCATCATCTGGCGCGACATCTTCCTCCAGTTGAAGCTGTTCCTTGATCTGCGACTGTACATAACCCGCGATATGTTCCTTGGTCCATTCCGTACGGTTCATAATGGATCTCCTTTCCAGGCTTAGAATGCGATTAGCTTGTTCATGCCAAATTCTCAGGCTTCCTGCCGAACAAGGTGCCTCCAATAATATCTTTCCTATAACGGCTCAAGGTCCATCTCTCCGTAATCCCAGCGGGCCGCTCGCCCCAAGACCGGAAATACGACATATAAAGCTGGATATGACGAAACATCATCCAATCGGGAATATGGCGCTGAAGCTCTGCTGAGACGGTCCGGCAAACGGAATAGCCCTCCAAAAAATCATGCAGGAATAATTCCGGAGACCAACTGCTCTCGCTCGCCCGGCTATGTTCCGCCAAACCGTAATATAAGGCAACCGCAATGTCGCTCGCATAATGATGATGCGTCAACCCGTCGAAATCGAACATTACGATGTCTTCCCCGTTCCAATGAAAATTGCGAGGATGCATATCGTTGTGGATTAAACCGAATTCCCCCGTACGCTCGGGAATCCGACTTACTTTGGTCATCCAGGTGTCAGCCGCCGATCGAAGCTCCGGGAGCGAGCTGAGGGCACACAACTCTAACGTTGGCAGCAGCTCAGATTCCTCCCATCTGGGACGAGCCCATTCGGGCTGCTTCGGCTCATACAGCGCCGCAAGGCTATGCAGCTGTCCCATGGCCATCCCCCATACTTTGTAAAGCTTGGAGCCATGGTGGCTGGGGCTGACTCGCTCGCCTTCCGCCCACTCGAAAGCATACGCCCAGTATCCCGAGCTTCCGCCACTTCCTTCGCCGTCCATTTTGCCGTCTATGTCAACCATTCCATCAATGCCTTCCATGCCTTTGATGCTGGAGCCGATGTTTTCTACGTATTGCCCGCTCCTTGCAACGATGGGCCTAGCCACGGAAACGCCATGAGAGGCAACAAATTGAACAAAATCGATTTCTCCCATCAGCTGCTCCCGAGTTCGACGGCTTTTCCGGGTCATTTTTAAAATAAATTTGCGACCCTTCCATTCCCATGCGTATACTCCGCTCTCATAGCTTTCCAGCGGAACGAAAGCGACCCGTTCTAGAGCGAAGCGTCCGATCGCTTCTTGAACGAGTCTATTGTCGTCTTGAACAAACAAATTAGCTTTCATCGGCAAGCAGTTCCTTGTCCCTCGTCTACCGCTTTCAGCAGATCGCACAGCAATTTTTCGTGCTCATCAAGAAGCAGAGAGAATCGATCCTGCAGCAGGCCGATCTTATCTCGCTGGACAGATAAACCAACCTTGTATAACTGCATCAGTGCTTTGCGCCATTTCTCCCGCAATCCTTCCACGCGGTATAGAAGCTCTTGGCCCTCTTGTGGCCATCGTCCTTCATAGCGCCCGATATATGCAGAAAGGTATTCCAGCTGATGAAGCATCCCCCCGACCCGGAAGCAATAATACACGTTCCGGCACACAGCAGAGAACGCCGGAGCATCTAACGCAGGCAGCTTAGCGTAGTCCCTTACGTATATACGGTAGGCAAGACTGCCTTGGTACCTTTGGCCAGGCAACTCTAAGCCTTGATTAAATGAGCGAATGTTTTGGAGCACCGCATTAAAACGTTCTGAGCCTGAGGAAGGCTTCCGCTCCTTGTCAGTCTCGAACCAAGCGTACCCCCATAATCCCTTTTGCAGCGCATCAACCGTCAACACTCCTTCATAGGTAGTGACGTGCCCCGCCTGATCGAGAAAGGAGCTGTCGCCGATCAGCACCGAATCGCTGCCATCGTCCCAGCCAAGCAGAAGGACAAGGTGATTCCTTTCTTCCCCATCTCTGAATACCTCATGGTAGTCAAGCGATGTCGTACGTATAAACAGCAGCGGCATGCGGCCTTGCAGCACAGCCTCCCGCAGGCGCAGCAGCGCGGCACCCGGATTCAGCTCCACCTCGAACGAGGCATGCGGCTTAAGTCCGTAAGTTTGGGCGAAGCGTTCTACAATGTCCTGCTGAGACGCAAGCCAAACCCTGTTCAGATCGCCGTAGTACTCCAAATTCAGCCCGTTCGTCTCGAAATAAATATCCGCTT from the Paenibacillus sp. BIHB 4019 genome contains:
- a CDS encoding alpha-L-arabinofuranosidase C-terminal domain-containing protein; this translates as MSISAKVTIHADRKRFPVSRTLYGLFFEEINRAGDGGLYAELIRNRSFEDTIIPERCHVDNCTMHTPAGWSAPFDNSDPIPGWTLDFPAGSRAHMELDSSMPLNAANPLSLRVDIESTAGGGAAIMNCGFWGIPVQAGAQYECSFYARKDSAFDGLLEIALTDASHTMIHAAQTVHIDSSEWQKIELTLVSEDTNRDARFVISAKSAGTFWIEFVSLFPSDTFNGRKNGLRPDLSSMLQKLAPTFLRFPGGCFVEGFSVETAYRWKKTIGPLAERDSHWTLWNYRTTNGLGYHEYLQMAEDMGLEMMFVVNCGLTCQGRPGELIPMDQLDEWVQDMLDAIEYANGPATSRWGEKRAQNGHPEPFGLKYIEIGNENFGHEYNMRYKVFYDAVKAAYPEMLTIWNTHWEVGTETKGLPVEIVDEHFYADNEFYQLYHDMYDHYDRQGPKVYVGEYAMIIDNKNGTLQGALSEAAFMIGMERNQDIVVMSSYAPLLSNIHHMVWEPNLIYFDGTRTYGTPSYYVQKMFGENRGDAVVESDVETESQKPSIYGGLGLSLNQLGQVKDISISAKGVTLLHLDEVGTESPACNVFHDVLWIGDSSWQEYEVTMNVKMDEQGLKLRFLDRHQKWNDQNYFLWEMDADGESRLVRIVGWSRVKLAADAKVDIAQEAEERQLRIVVERDGVRCFVDGQLVHEHEFGAIPYLTSVATIDEASRELVVKLVNPSPEIIQTKLNIQGSQMVKIVGEQLVLTGQPEAFNSMDQPVLVSPASSPLLLDDGSLYTVPAYAVVILKIKL
- a CDS encoding acyl carrier protein, which codes for MNRTEWTKEHIAGYVQSQIKEQLQLEEDVAPDDELASYGMDSFASMTLVVAFETNYNIVFEDEELLFENFATLQHMVDSICGKLQP
- a CDS encoding amino acid adenylation domain-containing protein, with protein sequence MSMTLARHDRVQLTSLRLAWGLVLVKYHEPEQLQLYVEEQGSLPVWSCKRTGKAPEEPDSGNWTFLELDCSVDETVEKWLQRLEAMLGIPSIIEVIEASPQRCSSEWQHELEQIVYDDARWNGHLHENISMERFKSHLASLEEALFQKRNQLLRDVPMLLADEYIQLTRDFNETALAFPRGRTIHELFSERAALHSEHIAVVSNAGSLTYGELERESSRLAASLHKRGAGKGQIVAITADRTPEMLIGLLAILKAGAAYLPIDLRAPEAHNRIILEDCGAQIAISRTPLLGLQMLDPYEASSYSDESDFEKSFNTSTDSELLAYIIYTSGTTGASKGVMIPHRNVVNYAAWFNDQYGTEGPLRVLLAANLTFDASVESIFCTLLGGGSVVLIQTELLVHQRAFRQFIDKHQVQLIHLVPTLLNRLLSEGERLASVQIVISGGEALEQGLKDRLLHKGYRVFNHYGPTEATVVSVTAELKEGLPVTIGKPIGNTSIYIVNSHMQLCPIGVIGEICIAGEGLAKGYLQREELTKQRFVANPFEQGARLYRTGDFGKWLPEGLVEYAGRVDDQLKINGILVHPETIRKAAEAHPAIQAAIVLFSPDNEGGKLIVYYRLEQPGAAKVSATELRAFLLQRLPPSIIPKHFVELQEFPLNSNGKVDKKRLLAKQECV
- a CDS encoding histidine kinase; amino-acid sequence: MRTTKLLLNSLRFKLFATILLIIIPLITILILNSYYSMRVVRNQVTQSNKNMLGLYMGQIDRNLEEIDKFLFNLSETDGDVLTLTYPRMRDEDAYLLAKLGLFQTLIGEKTYYPSADLFFAYSEPNEELIMTQDFGNSTEEREKVRHELLTMILKQAGTLDYSKWHVWQGEDGNYLFHIIKTGEVYVGAWINSNKLMVPLKLMQMGEAGISLFTTTQNKPLSNAAFIQENAINLQFPTQSYSKTGHDSHFLVMGEPSNQGNFNLVTVIPERSILEHLPFLQRISNVVSIVAGLFLLLFFLLMRRIFLEPFKKIIVAMRKLKDGNWNVQLDQKPTSTEFEMLNQTFARMIKEIHSLKIDVYEEKLNHQKAELKHLQLQINPHFFLNSLNIIYNLATVKDYLLIQEMAKCLVIYFRYMFRSNSYYVSLKDEFDHTANYLRIQQMRFPNSLSYQVQEVPDALRSIEIPPLIVQTMVENTIKHAVDMDKSINIQVKLKECDEKGRKYLVLTIQDSGPGFPEDMLELLKREAWSSGESEQLGIWNVQRRLRLLYQEEACLRLFNHPDGGAVVELWLPKRAA
- a CDS encoding phosphotransferase, whose translation is MKANLFVQDDNRLVQEAIGRFALERVAFVPLESYESGVYAWEWKGRKFILKMTRKSRRTREQLMGEIDFVQFVASHGVSVARPIVARSGQYVENIGSSIKGMEGIDGMVDIDGKMDGEGSGGSSGYWAYAFEWAEGERVSPSHHGSKLYKVWGMAMGQLHSLAALYEPKQPEWARPRWEESELLPTLELCALSSLPELRSAADTWMTKVSRIPERTGEFGLIHNDMHPRNFHWNGEDIVMFDFDGLTHHHYASDIAVALYYGLAEHSRASESSWSPELFLHDFLEGYSVCRTVSAELQRHIPDWMMFRHIQLYMSYFRSWGERPAGITERWTLSRYRKDIIGGTLFGRKPENLA
- a CDS encoding helix-turn-helix domain-containing protein, producing MHHILLVDDEIHSIRGLQAGVQWAQLHITQVFTANSLKQAQEIFREHRVDIMVCDIEMPQGSGLELLQWVRQAFPRVVTIFLTCHSDFDYAREAVRLHSFEYLLKPVDYEELESVIQKGLDKVTKENELHAYEEAYKKAQRLWESNQPLVAEKFWQDLFRKAIPSSQDRLLAHIQMLGLPYHAGMRFLPVYIAVQRWHQPLSQRDERIMEYALRNAAEEQIARNDAQAAIVSLYEHSLLLILPVRDNLRFSEVKGWCDLYIANCHQYFYCDICCYIGKPSGFGSLAENVGLLKDMDDNNIALKNMTFLLEARPQSSEPIEFALSNEWGELLKQGSKERLMEKIGIYLEEWRQKPSRLNAKALHLFYQDFLQMIFSVLQAKGIQANQVFADQLLATKSVNSLRSLAELEERIYDMIEITHSSIHAADKNLSVVEKVRRFINLSFGEHHLTREDIANQVYLNPDYLTRIFKKETGLSISDYLMHQRLEYAKKLLRTTGQSVSDIALASGYSNLSYFSTTFKKAVGVNPVEFRKQT